DNA from Gramella sp. MAR_2010_147:
CGATTATAAAAAAAAGTGCTCTTCTCATCGGCTCCCATCGCCGATATTACCTGGAAAGTACCAATTTGATTCCTGTTACAAAGTTTTGCCGCTGTCGCCGGTATTCCAAAGTCTACCATCCTGTAAGTATCGTTGTCTGGTGTTTTCTTCTGGGTACTACCAATACAGCAATAAACCTCATCTGCAGTGAAAAGATCAGCAAACTTTTCCAGTTCAAAAAGGTTGATAAGATATTCTTCAATTTTCTCATGCTTTTGCTGAACATGATTTCTGGCAAATACCTTAATCTTTCGATAACGATCATCATTTAAGAGCTTTTCCAGCAAAATACTCCCGGTTAGGCCGGTAGCACCTAGTATTATAGCAGTTTTTTGTTTCATTATTTATACTAATACACTATCAAAGATAAGTTTAATGTTTTAGAATTAAATATTTGAATTGTAACAGCGTTGCACTTTAGTCATTCAGAAATTATGGAAACAACGCCATTTTTTATAAAAAGATTTCTTCGTTAGAAGTAGGGAAACTAATCATTTACGTTGTGCTTATGGCTTCGGAAATGAAGTTTCACTAAATTTGTAATGTGGAAAGACTTCGTAAAATTATCCATATAGATATGGATGCTTTTTATGCTTCGGTAGAACAACTGGATGATCCCGAACTTCGCGGAAAACCGGTAGCCGTAGGTGGCAGTTCTCAAAGAGGTGTGGTTAGCGCCGCAAGTTACGAAGCCCGGAAGTTTGGAGTACGAAGTGCCATGAGTAGTGTTATTGCCAAACGCAATTGCCCAGACCTCATCTTTGTAAAACCAAGATTTGAGAGATACAAGGAGATTTCAGGTCAAATTCGAGAAATTTTCTTTGAATATACAGAGCTGGTGGAGCCCCTCTCATTAGATGAAGCCTACCTGGATGTGACCGAAAATAAAAAAGGAAATCCCAGCGCTACCTTAATAGCCAAAGAAATTAGGGATAGAATTAAAGAGAAAACGGGGTTAAATGCGTCCGCAGGAATCTCTATCAATAAATTCATTGCGAAGATAGCCAGTGACATCAACAAGCCCAACGGACAAAAAACGGTACAGCCCGAAGAAGTCCTAGGTTTCCTGGAAGAACTCGATATTCGAAAATTTTACGGAGTAGGAAAAGTTACTGCCGAAAAAATGTATCGTTTGGGAATTTTTACCGGGAACGATCTAAAACTGAAATCTGAAGAATACCTTACCGAGCATTTTGGTAAAAGCGGCACTCATTTTTATAAGGTAGTTCGCGGTATTCATCTTAGCGAGGTAAAGCCCCACCGAATAAGAAAATCACTGGGAGCGGAAAGAACCTTTAACGAGAATATCTCTTCTGAAATTTTTATGCTGGAAAGACTGGAGAATATTGCCGAAGAAATAGAACGCCGATTGACGAAAAGCAAAGTAGCCGGTAAAACGATTACTCTGAAGATTAAATACAGTGATTTTACCCAGCAAACCCGTAGTAAAACGATTAGTTACTATATCTCGAACAAAGAATTAATTCTGGAGATCGCCAGGGAACTTTTATATCAGGAAAAGATGAAGAATTCTGTACGTCTGCTGGGTATTTCCCTTTCTAACCTGAATACCGAAAAAGAAGATTCAGAAGATGAAAAAAAAGAAATTTTTGTTCAGTTAAAATTTAAGTTTTAGCCATTCCGTATTAAACTTATTAAGGCATAAAAAAAGCC
Protein-coding regions in this window:
- a CDS encoding NAD(P)H-binding protein, whose product is MKQKTAIILGATGLTGSILLEKLLNDDRYRKIKVFARNHVQQKHEKIEEYLINLFELEKFADLFTADEVYCCIGSTQKKTPDNDTYRMVDFGIPATAAKLCNRNQIGTFQVISAMGADEKSTFFYNRIKGEMEGAVLEQQISNTYILQPSLIGGKREESRPFEFIWKKIMSVGDSLLIGSLKKYRSIHPEIIVDAMIYLANNDYRSGKIPSDEIKKIAEKN
- the dinB gene encoding DNA polymerase IV; this encodes MERLRKIIHIDMDAFYASVEQLDDPELRGKPVAVGGSSQRGVVSAASYEARKFGVRSAMSSVIAKRNCPDLIFVKPRFERYKEISGQIREIFFEYTELVEPLSLDEAYLDVTENKKGNPSATLIAKEIRDRIKEKTGLNASAGISINKFIAKIASDINKPNGQKTVQPEEVLGFLEELDIRKFYGVGKVTAEKMYRLGIFTGNDLKLKSEEYLTEHFGKSGTHFYKVVRGIHLSEVKPHRIRKSLGAERTFNENISSEIFMLERLENIAEEIERRLTKSKVAGKTITLKIKYSDFTQQTRSKTISYYISNKELILEIARELLYQEKMKNSVRLLGISLSNLNTEKEDSEDEKKEIFVQLKFKF